The following proteins are co-located in the Streptomyces bottropensis ATCC 25435 genome:
- a CDS encoding ATP-grasp domain-containing protein — protein sequence MVSRVRVWLNRTYAENVFFMDQLRHNPHARPVDIHATHGDADSPVLAAADTADLEPEGLSPAAYVEYALDQCAKRGIDVFVPRLHQATLAAHREEFAAVGTVLLAPTAGAIEVFEDKVTAYEAVQTHGVPVPPWFRVTNADELVAAVDELEDAGHRACFKPASGAGGVGFRVVSRTPFSLSQLSGFPSPHVQLDMVVEALRAAEEPVDWMVMPRLEQPEVSVDCLTGPDGRVRMSVGRTKNGRRRGFSQNPAWIEPARRIAEGFGLHYLTNIQFRMFGDEPVLMDVNTRPAGGLHQLALCGINAPWAAVQLALGEDPGDVVPTRLGQDYTVVSGTRPVRPVVLPHQVETPVAVTLPEPESVEARPLAVGAPVACKPSADRPLAV from the coding sequence ATGGTCTCTCGCGTACGCGTCTGGCTCAACCGCACGTACGCGGAGAACGTCTTCTTCATGGATCAGCTGCGGCATAATCCGCACGCTCGTCCGGTGGACATCCATGCCACGCACGGTGACGCCGACTCCCCCGTACTGGCCGCCGCCGACACCGCCGACCTGGAGCCCGAGGGCCTCTCCCCCGCCGCGTACGTCGAGTACGCGCTCGATCAGTGCGCCAAGCGCGGCATCGACGTGTTCGTGCCCCGGCTGCACCAGGCGACCCTGGCCGCGCACCGCGAGGAGTTCGCGGCCGTCGGCACGGTCCTGCTGGCGCCGACCGCCGGGGCCATCGAGGTCTTCGAGGACAAGGTCACCGCGTACGAGGCGGTCCAGACGCACGGGGTTCCGGTGCCGCCGTGGTTCCGGGTGACGAACGCCGACGAACTCGTCGCGGCTGTCGACGAGTTGGAGGACGCCGGGCACCGGGCCTGCTTCAAGCCGGCGTCCGGAGCGGGTGGGGTCGGCTTCCGGGTCGTCTCGCGCACCCCCTTCTCGCTCTCCCAGCTCAGCGGTTTCCCGAGCCCGCACGTGCAGCTCGACATGGTCGTGGAGGCCCTGCGGGCGGCCGAGGAACCCGTGGACTGGATGGTGATGCCGCGTCTGGAGCAGCCGGAGGTGTCCGTCGACTGCCTCACCGGTCCCGACGGGCGGGTGCGGATGTCCGTGGGCCGGACGAAGAACGGGCGGCGTCGTGGGTTCAGCCAGAACCCCGCGTGGATCGAGCCCGCGCGGCGGATCGCGGAGGGGTTCGGGCTGCACTACCTGACGAACATCCAGTTCCGGATGTTCGGCGACGAGCCGGTGCTGATGGACGTCAACACGCGTCCGGCGGGCGGGCTGCACCAGCTCGCGCTGTGCGGCATCAACGCGCCCTGGGCCGCTGTGCAGCTGGCGCTCGGCGAGGATCCCGGGGACGTGGTGCCGACGCGGCTGGGGCAGGACTACACGGTGGTGTCGGGAACACGGCCGGTGCGGCCGGTCGTGCTGCCGCACCAGGTCGAGACGCCGGTCGCCGTGACGCTGCCCGAGCCGGAGTCCGTGGAGGCGCGACCGCTCGCGGTGGGGGCGCCGGTCGCCTGCAAGCCGTCCGCGGACCGGCCGCTGGCGGTCTGA
- a CDS encoding FAD-dependent monooxygenase — MSEPVSGPRDTVVTTSRRAVVVGAGLAGLLAAAALRDHADVTVVERDALPEGPGPRRGVPQARHAHLLWSGGARAMEELLPGVTDAWLAAGARRIPLPTGLVSLSPQGWVRRWPELEFMIACSRDLLESVVRARLLAGPRVTLLDRTEILGLEGDASRVTGLRVRSADGEGRVLAADLVVDASGRGSRGSAWLDTLGVAPAPMDEVDSGLVYASRVFRAPAGTEEYPVVNVQPDGSQPVPGRSATLVPIEDGRWLVTLSGTRGGQPNARAEEFEAFARDVRHPVVGELIARAEPLTDVVVTRSTINRRRFFEKVSGWPDGFVAIGDSVATYNPIYGHGMSVAAQSALALRERVAAHGLTAPGLARRVQKAVAVPVSLAWDLATGADIRYPEAIGKRPNAVQRLFGRYVDRLARTALGRPLVCKAYLGVVTLSAPIGALVRPEVFLAVLRGPVRAPLTEPPLTDHERRTVLGTPPR, encoded by the coding sequence ATGAGCGAACCCGTTAGCGGCCCGCGCGACACCGTGGTCACGACATCCCGGCGTGCCGTCGTCGTCGGCGCGGGCCTGGCCGGCCTGCTGGCCGCCGCCGCGCTGCGCGACCACGCCGACGTCACCGTCGTCGAACGCGACGCGCTGCCCGAGGGGCCCGGCCCCCGCCGGGGCGTGCCCCAGGCCCGGCACGCCCATCTGCTGTGGTCCGGCGGGGCCCGCGCGATGGAGGAGCTGTTGCCGGGGGTCACGGACGCCTGGCTGGCGGCCGGTGCCCGGCGCATCCCGCTGCCGACCGGTCTGGTCTCCCTGTCGCCCCAGGGCTGGGTGCGCCGCTGGCCCGAGCTGGAGTTCATGATCGCGTGCAGCCGCGATCTGCTGGAGTCGGTCGTCCGCGCCCGCCTGCTGGCCGGGCCCCGGGTCACCCTGCTCGACCGCACCGAGATCCTGGGACTGGAGGGCGACGCCTCCCGGGTGACGGGGCTGCGGGTCCGTTCCGCCGACGGCGAGGGGCGGGTCCTCGCCGCCGATCTGGTGGTGGACGCCTCCGGCCGCGGTTCGCGGGGCTCCGCCTGGCTCGACACCCTCGGGGTCGCGCCGGCGCCGATGGACGAGGTCGACTCCGGGCTCGTGTACGCCAGCCGGGTCTTCCGGGCGCCGGCGGGCACCGAGGAGTATCCGGTGGTCAATGTGCAGCCGGACGGGTCGCAGCCGGTGCCGGGGCGCAGCGCCACCCTCGTGCCCATCGAGGACGGGCGCTGGCTGGTGACGCTGTCGGGCACCCGGGGCGGTCAACCGAACGCCCGTGCCGAGGAGTTCGAGGCGTTCGCGCGGGACGTCAGGCACCCGGTCGTGGGCGAGCTGATCGCCCGCGCCGAGCCGCTGACGGACGTCGTGGTCACCCGCAGCACGATCAACCGGCGGCGCTTCTTCGAGAAGGTGTCCGGCTGGCCCGACGGTTTCGTCGCGATCGGTGACTCGGTCGCCACGTACAACCCGATATACGGCCACGGCATGTCCGTCGCCGCCCAGAGCGCCCTGGCGCTGCGTGAGCGGGTCGCCGCGCACGGTCTGACGGCGCCCGGACTCGCGCGCCGGGTCCAGAAGGCGGTGGCGGTACCGGTGTCCCTGGCTTGGGACCTGGCCACCGGCGCCGACATCCGTTACCCGGAGGCCATCGGCAAGCGGCCGAACGCCGTGCAGAGACTCTTCGGCCGCTATGTGGACCGGCTGGCGCGGACCGCGCTCGGCCGGCCCCTGGTCTGCAAGGCGTATCTCGGTGTGGTCACTCTCAGCGCACCGATCGGCGCCCTCGTCCGGCCGGAGGTGTTCCTGGCGGTGCTGCGCGGTCCGGTCCGAGCCCCGTTGACGGAACCGCCGCTGACGGACCATGAGCGACGGACGGTGCTGGGGACGCCTCCGCGGTAG
- a CDS encoding DeoR/GlpR family DNA-binding transcription regulator, translating to MLAERRHQLILRALRSGGPAAVTDLSEQLGVSPATIRRDLVRLEEEGLLTRVHGGAVVDEGDQPFAEVAEVRVAEKDAIAAQAASMVRDGQSVLLDIGTTAYRLARQLHGRRLTVITSNLVVYEELADDEGIELVLLGGMVRREYRSLVGFLTEDNLRQLHADWLFLGTSGVRPGGQVMDTTVVEVPVKRAMIRAGDKVVLLADSAKFPGTGMARVCGPGELDVLVTNGSLDPGTRSSFEDAGVEVVTV from the coding sequence GTGCTGGCAGAGCGTAGACACCAACTCATCCTGCGGGCCCTGCGATCAGGGGGCCCGGCGGCCGTCACCGACTTGTCCGAACAACTCGGTGTGAGCCCCGCCACCATCCGGCGTGACCTCGTCAGGCTGGAGGAGGAGGGGCTGCTCACCCGGGTGCACGGCGGCGCGGTCGTGGACGAGGGCGACCAGCCCTTCGCCGAGGTCGCCGAGGTGCGGGTGGCCGAGAAGGACGCGATAGCGGCGCAGGCCGCCTCGATGGTCCGCGACGGTCAGTCCGTGCTCCTCGACATCGGGACCACCGCCTACCGCCTGGCCCGGCAGCTGCACGGCCGCCGCCTCACCGTCATCACCAGCAATCTGGTGGTCTACGAGGAGCTGGCCGACGACGAGGGCATCGAACTGGTCCTGCTCGGCGGCATGGTCCGCCGTGAGTACCGTTCCCTCGTCGGCTTCCTCACCGAGGACAACCTCCGGCAGCTGCACGCCGACTGGCTGTTCCTCGGCACGAGCGGAGTGCGCCCCGGCGGGCAGGTGATGGACACGACCGTCGTCGAGGTCCCGGTCAAACGCGCGATGATCAGGGCAGGTGACAAGGTCGTCCTGCTCGCCGACTCCGCGAAGTTCCCCGGTACGGGAATGGCGCGGGTCTGCGGCCCCGGGGAACTCGACGTGCTCGTGACCAACGGGTCCCTCGACCCGGGCACACGGTCGTCGTTCGAGGACGCGGGGGTCGAAGTGGTCACCGTATGA
- a CDS encoding polyprenyl synthetase family protein: MIVLACADLHERVSPAVDAEIAAALEHLGPSSTAVRTSMAGLLHHQRMTYPLCVLPLLVHAAETGTPEPAIPLAAVHVLWWTSACYLDDLADSHHGRPPAGLGTDEALLAAVLAGGALPLRIVQAQPLPHAVRNALAAEIVDCSIAAVEGQLRDLRGDLEKASPEAVVAVYRGKSGVPFGMITAMAAILSGADTERTERWREFGAAFGVLWQLFNDQEDLLSGRDEDLRNGTVTYLLTCAMRETPPAAQGRLAELVRAARGSARARTELRALLLTPAVLRRYEKDLAAFRDEAHRALDRMDGDAACLRSLRQLVDQAAAPYLTSHHG, encoded by the coding sequence GTGATCGTTCTCGCCTGCGCGGACCTGCACGAACGGGTCTCGCCGGCCGTCGACGCGGAGATCGCGGCCGCCCTGGAGCATCTCGGGCCCTCGTCCACGGCCGTACGAACGTCCATGGCCGGGCTGCTTCACCACCAGCGGATGACCTACCCGCTCTGCGTCCTCCCGCTCCTCGTGCACGCCGCCGAGACCGGCACCCCGGAACCGGCGATCCCGCTGGCGGCCGTCCACGTCCTGTGGTGGACCTCCGCCTGCTACCTCGACGACCTGGCCGACAGCCACCACGGGCGCCCTCCCGCCGGACTCGGCACCGACGAGGCGCTGTTGGCGGCCGTCCTCGCCGGAGGGGCCCTCCCCCTCCGGATCGTCCAGGCGCAACCGCTCCCGCACGCGGTGCGCAACGCCCTCGCGGCCGAGATCGTCGACTGCTCGATCGCCGCCGTCGAGGGGCAGTTGCGGGATCTGCGCGGCGACCTGGAAAAAGCCTCTCCCGAAGCGGTCGTCGCCGTCTACCGCGGGAAATCCGGTGTCCCGTTCGGAATGATCACGGCGATGGCCGCGATCCTCTCTGGCGCGGACACCGAACGGACCGAGCGATGGCGGGAGTTCGGCGCGGCCTTCGGCGTGCTCTGGCAGCTGTTCAACGACCAGGAGGACCTTCTCTCCGGCCGCGACGAGGACCTGCGCAACGGCACGGTCACCTATCTCCTCACCTGCGCGATGCGGGAGACACCCCCCGCGGCACAAGGCCGGCTCGCGGAACTCGTGCGTGCCGCACGCGGTTCCGCTCGGGCCCGCACCGAACTCCGGGCGCTGCTGCTCACCCCCGCCGTGCTCCGCCGCTACGAGAAGGACCTCGCGGCGTTCCGCGACGAGGCACACCGGGCGCTCGACCGAATGGACGGCGACGCGGCCTGCCTGCGGTCCCTGCGACAGCTGGTGGACCAGGCCGCCGCGCCGTATCTGACGAGCCACCACGGCTAG
- a CDS encoding 4'-phosphopantetheinyl transferase family protein yields the protein MIEELLPGAVVAVEAYAPDTDAAVEGIELYPEEEAVVARAVAKRRREFTVVRACARRAMEKLGVAPRAIVPGERGAPGWPDGLTGSMTHCEGYAAAALVRQDDLASLGIDAEPHGALPEGVLAAIALPAEETRLGRLAAGDPTVHWDRLLFSAKESVYKAWFPLTGRWLDFSEADIEFSVEPGGRSGALRAELLVPGPVVDGRRVDAFDGRWTARRGLVATAVSVPRSTAPLAVEARSGEARDAG from the coding sequence GTGATCGAGGAACTGCTCCCGGGAGCGGTCGTGGCCGTGGAGGCGTACGCCCCTGACACGGACGCGGCCGTCGAGGGGATCGAGCTGTACCCCGAGGAGGAGGCGGTCGTGGCGCGCGCGGTGGCGAAGCGGCGCCGCGAGTTCACCGTCGTCCGCGCCTGCGCCCGGCGGGCCATGGAGAAGCTGGGCGTGGCGCCGCGGGCGATCGTGCCGGGGGAGCGCGGCGCCCCCGGCTGGCCGGACGGGCTCACCGGCAGCATGACCCACTGCGAGGGGTACGCGGCCGCCGCCCTGGTCCGCCAGGACGACCTCGCCTCCCTCGGCATCGACGCCGAGCCGCACGGCGCCCTGCCCGAGGGTGTGCTGGCGGCGATCGCGCTCCCCGCCGAGGAGACCCGGCTGGGGCGTCTGGCCGCCGGCGATCCCACGGTCCACTGGGACCGGCTGCTCTTCAGTGCCAAGGAGTCCGTCTACAAGGCGTGGTTCCCGCTCACCGGGCGGTGGCTGGACTTCTCGGAGGCCGACATCGAGTTCTCCGTCGAGCCCGGCGGCCGCTCCGGCGCGCTGCGCGCCGAACTCCTCGTGCCGGGACCTGTGGTGGACGGCCGACGGGTCGACGCCTTCGACGGACGCTGGACGGCCCGGCGGGGACTGGTGGCGACGGCCGTGTCGGTTCCCCGTTCCACGGCGCCGCTCGCCGTGGAAGCCCGCTCCGGAGAGGCCCGGGACGCCGGGTGA
- a CDS encoding 6-phospho-beta-glucosidase, whose product MKLTILGGGGFRVPLVYGALLGDRAEGRVSRVVLHDLDAERLSAVTRVLAEQAADDPDAPEVTATTDLDEALTGADFIFSAIRVGGLEGRANDERIALAEGVLGQETVGAGGIAYGLRTVPVAVDIARRVARLAPDAWVINFTNPAGLVTEAMSRHLGDRVIGICDSPVGLGRRIARVLGAAKPAEAWIDYVGLNHLGWVRGLHIAGRDELPRLLADRDLLGSFEEGKLFGVDWLQSLGAIPNEYLHYYYFNREAVHAYQAVEKTRGAFLKDQQAHFYEEMRRPDAHALKAWDRTRAEREATYMSENRETAGAGERDADDLSGGYEKVALALMRAIARDERTTLILNVRNKGTLSALDTEAVIEVPCLVDANGAHPVAVSPLPDHATGLVCAVKAVEREVLAAAEARSRTTAVKAFALHPLVDSVNVARRLVEGYTAVHPGLEYLK is encoded by the coding sequence GTGAAGCTGACGATTCTGGGCGGCGGAGGATTCCGGGTGCCCCTCGTGTACGGGGCGCTCCTCGGGGACCGCGCCGAGGGCCGGGTCAGCCGTGTCGTCCTGCACGACCTGGACGCCGAGCGGCTCTCCGCCGTCACCCGCGTCCTCGCCGAGCAGGCCGCCGACGACCCCGACGCCCCCGAGGTGACCGCCACCACCGACCTCGACGAGGCCCTCACCGGCGCCGACTTCATCTTCTCCGCGATCCGCGTCGGCGGCCTGGAGGGCCGCGCGAACGACGAGCGGATCGCCCTCGCCGAGGGTGTCCTCGGCCAGGAGACCGTCGGCGCCGGCGGCATCGCCTACGGCCTGCGCACGGTCCCGGTCGCCGTCGACATCGCCCGCCGCGTGGCCCGTCTCGCCCCCGACGCCTGGGTCATCAACTTCACCAATCCGGCGGGCCTGGTCACCGAGGCGATGTCCCGGCACCTGGGCGACCGCGTCATCGGCATCTGCGACTCACCGGTCGGCCTCGGCCGCCGGATCGCCCGCGTCCTCGGCGCCGCGAAGCCGGCCGAGGCGTGGATCGACTACGTCGGCCTCAACCACCTCGGCTGGGTCCGCGGCCTGCACATCGCCGGCCGCGACGAGCTCCCGCGCCTGCTCGCCGACCGCGACCTCCTCGGCTCCTTCGAGGAGGGCAAGCTGTTCGGCGTCGACTGGCTCCAGTCCCTCGGCGCCATCCCCAACGAGTATCTGCACTACTACTACTTCAACCGCGAGGCCGTGCACGCCTACCAGGCGGTCGAGAAGACCCGCGGCGCCTTCCTCAAGGACCAGCAGGCCCACTTCTACGAGGAGATGCGGCGCCCCGACGCCCACGCGCTCAAGGCCTGGGACCGCACCCGCGCCGAGCGCGAGGCCACCTACATGTCGGAGAACCGGGAGACGGCCGGCGCCGGCGAACGCGACGCCGACGACCTCTCCGGCGGCTACGAGAAGGTCGCCCTCGCCCTGATGCGGGCCATCGCCCGCGACGAGCGCACCACCCTCATCCTCAACGTCCGCAACAAGGGCACCCTCTCCGCCCTCGACACCGAGGCCGTCATCGAGGTGCCCTGCCTGGTCGACGCCAACGGGGCCCACCCGGTCGCCGTGTCCCCGCTGCCCGACCACGCCACCGGCCTGGTCTGCGCGGTCAAGGCCGTCGAACGCGAGGTGCTCGCCGCCGCCGAGGCGCGGTCCCGTACGACGGCGGTGAAGGCCTTCGCGCTGCATCCGCTGGTCGACTCGGTGAACGTCGCCCGCCGCCTGGTCGAGGGCTACACGGCGGTGCACCCTGGCCTGGAGTACCTGAAGTAG
- a CDS encoding alpha-mannosidase, with the protein MHDERHRIEERVERVHTQRIKPAIYAASVPFEVEAWQAPGEPVPFEEAAAASYTPFAMDTPWGPPWGTTWFRMRGQVPAEWAGRRVEAVVDLGFVGDWPGNQAEALVHLADGTPLKAVNPLNQYVPIGNPVGGGETIDYLVEAASNPDILADNFSRITPLGDILTAGDKPLYTFRRADIAVLDEEVFHLDLDLQVLRELMVHLGEHEPRRHEILHTLDRAMDAVDLDDVSGSATAVREILAPVLAKPAHASAHTISGVGHAHIDSAWLWPIRETKRKTSRTFSNVTALADEYEDFIFACSQAVQYEWVRDNYPQVWERIKKAVDKGQWVPVGGMWVESDGNLPGGEAIARQLVHGKRFFIEHFGIETKGVWLPDSFGYNASYPQLAKLAGNDWFLTQKISWNQTNRFPHHTFWWEGIDGTRIFTHFPPVDTYNARFSGEEMDRAVRNYQEKGGGTRSLAPFGWGDGGGGPTREIMERARRLADLEGSPKVVVEHPDEFFAKARAEYEDAPVWNGELYLELHRATYTSQARTKQGNRRSEHKLREAELWATTAALHAPGYSYPYEKLDRLWKTVLLHQFHDILPGSSIAWVHREAEAEYARVAKELEELTTEAVTALGAGDARVFNTSPRDRAEVVRTAGGAPVYVEVPAGGSAPLTAAEAPHPVTVSGRVLDNGLVRVEIAEDGTLASVRDLVADREVLGDTGNLLRLHTDLPNYWDAWDVDKHYRNRYTDLLDADSVTVVEEDPLLGAVRVERSFGKGSRISQTITLRAGSRRIDFATDIDWHEAEKFLKAGFPIDVRAPHSSAEIQFGHIQRPTHTNTSWEAARFEVSGHRWVHVGEPGYGVAVINDSTYGHDVSRTVREDGGTTTTVRLSLVRAPRIPDPEADQGKHRITYSLLPGATIEDAVAEGYALNLPLRVADAAGAPEPVVSVDGDGVTVEAVKLADDASGDVVVRIYESSGGRARGVLRTGFPLAGAQITDLLERPLSEAATEGNGVPVTLRPFEVQTLRLAVGER; encoded by the coding sequence ATGCATGACGAACGCCACCGGATCGAGGAACGCGTAGAGCGCGTCCACACCCAGCGCATCAAGCCCGCGATCTACGCGGCCTCCGTGCCCTTCGAGGTCGAGGCCTGGCAGGCCCCGGGCGAGCCCGTCCCCTTCGAGGAGGCCGCGGCCGCCTCGTACACCCCGTTCGCGATGGACACCCCCTGGGGTCCGCCGTGGGGCACGACCTGGTTCCGGATGCGCGGACAGGTCCCCGCCGAGTGGGCGGGCCGCCGCGTCGAGGCGGTCGTCGACCTCGGGTTCGTCGGCGACTGGCCCGGCAACCAGGCCGAGGCCCTGGTCCACCTCGCCGACGGCACCCCGCTGAAGGCGGTCAACCCGCTCAACCAGTACGTACCGATCGGCAACCCCGTAGGCGGCGGCGAGACGATCGACTACCTGGTCGAGGCGGCCTCCAACCCCGACATCCTCGCCGACAACTTCTCCAGGATCACGCCGCTCGGCGACATCCTCACCGCCGGCGACAAGCCCCTGTACACCTTCCGGCGCGCCGACATCGCCGTCCTCGACGAGGAGGTCTTCCACCTCGACCTGGACCTCCAGGTGCTGCGCGAGCTGATGGTCCACCTCGGCGAGCACGAGCCCCGCCGCCACGAGATCCTGCACACCCTGGACCGGGCCATGGACGCCGTCGACCTCGACGACGTCTCCGGCAGCGCGACCGCCGTCCGTGAGATCCTCGCCCCGGTCCTCGCCAAGCCCGCCCACGCCAGTGCCCACACCATCTCCGGCGTCGGCCACGCCCACATCGACTCCGCCTGGCTGTGGCCCATCCGCGAGACCAAGCGCAAGACCTCCCGCACCTTCTCCAACGTCACCGCGCTGGCCGACGAGTACGAGGACTTCATCTTCGCCTGCTCCCAGGCCGTGCAGTACGAATGGGTGCGCGACAACTACCCGCAGGTGTGGGAGCGGATCAAGAAGGCCGTCGACAAGGGCCAGTGGGTGCCGGTGGGCGGCATGTGGGTCGAGTCCGACGGCAACCTGCCCGGCGGCGAGGCCATCGCCCGCCAGCTCGTCCACGGCAAGCGGTTCTTCATCGAGCACTTCGGCATCGAGACCAAGGGCGTCTGGCTGCCGGACTCCTTCGGCTACAACGCCTCCTACCCGCAGCTCGCCAAGCTCGCCGGCAACGACTGGTTCCTCACCCAGAAGATCTCCTGGAACCAGACCAACCGGTTCCCCCACCACACCTTCTGGTGGGAGGGCATCGACGGCACCCGCATCTTCACCCACTTCCCGCCGGTCGACACCTACAACGCCCGCTTCAGCGGCGAGGAGATGGACCGAGCGGTCCGCAACTACCAGGAGAAGGGTGGCGGCACGCGCTCCCTGGCCCCCTTCGGCTGGGGCGACGGCGGTGGCGGCCCCACCCGCGAGATCATGGAGCGCGCCCGCCGCCTCGCGGACCTTGAGGGCTCACCGAAGGTGGTCGTCGAACACCCCGACGAGTTCTTCGCCAAGGCCCGCGCCGAGTACGAGGACGCCCCCGTCTGGAACGGCGAGCTGTACCTCGAACTCCACCGCGCCACCTACACCTCCCAGGCCCGCACCAAGCAGGGCAACCGCCGCAGCGAGCACAAGCTGCGCGAGGCGGAGCTGTGGGCGACGACGGCCGCGCTGCACGCGCCCGGCTACTCCTACCCGTACGAGAAGCTCGACCGGCTCTGGAAGACGGTCCTCCTCCACCAGTTCCACGACATCCTGCCGGGCTCCTCGATCGCCTGGGTCCACCGCGAGGCGGAGGCCGAGTACGCGCGGGTGGCGAAGGAACTGGAGGAGCTGACGACGGAGGCGGTCACGGCACTCGGCGCGGGCGACGCGCGCGTCTTCAACACCAGCCCGCGCGACCGGGCCGAGGTGGTCCGCACGGCCGGGGGCGCGCCGGTGTACGTCGAGGTGCCCGCGGGCGGCAGCGCGCCGCTGACCGCCGCCGAAGCCCCGCACCCCGTCACCGTCTCCGGCCGCGTCCTCGACAACGGCCTGGTCCGGGTCGAGATCGCCGAGGACGGCACCCTCGCCTCGGTCCGCGACCTGGTCGCCGACCGCGAGGTGCTCGGCGACACGGGCAACCTGCTCCGCCTGCACACCGACCTCCCGAACTACTGGGACGCCTGGGACGTCGACAAGCACTACCGCAACCGCTACACGGACCTGCTGGACGCCGACTCGGTCACCGTCGTCGAGGAGGACCCGCTGCTCGGCGCGGTCCGCGTGGAGCGCTCGTTCGGCAAGGGCTCCCGCATCAGCCAGACGATCACCCTGCGCGCCGGCAGCCGCCGGATCGACTTCGCCACGGACATCGACTGGCACGAGGCCGAGAAGTTCCTCAAGGCCGGCTTCCCGATCGACGTCCGCGCGCCGCACTCCTCCGCCGAGATCCAGTTCGGCCACATCCAGCGCCCCACCCACACCAACACCAGCTGGGAGGCGGCCCGCTTCGAGGTCTCCGGCCACCGCTGGGTGCACGTCGGCGAGCCCGGCTACGGCGTCGCGGTGATCAACGACTCCACCTACGGCCACGACGTCTCCCGCACGGTCCGCGAGGACGGTGGTACGACCACCACGGTCCGCCTGAGCCTGGTCCGCGCCCCGCGCATCCCGGACCCCGAGGCCGACCAGGGCAAGCACCGCATCACGTACTCCCTGCTCCCCGGCGCGACCATCGAGGACGCGGTCGCCGAGGGCTACGCCCTCAACCTGCCGCTGCGCGTCGCCGACGCGGCGGGCGCGCCCGAGCCGGTCGTCTCCGTCGACGGCGACGGTGTGACCGTCGAGGCGGTCAAGCTCGCCGACGACGCGTCCGGCGACGTGGTGGTCCGGATCTACGAGTCGAGCGGCGGCCGGGCCCGGGGTGTCCTGCGCACCGGCTTCCCGCTGGCCGGGGCCCAGATCACCGACCTGCTCGAACGGCCCCTGTCCGAGGCGGCCACGGAGGGCAACGGCGTCCCGGTGACCCTGCGGCCGTTCGAGGTGCAGACGCTGCGGCTGGCGGTGGGGGAGCGGTGA
- a CDS encoding metallophosphoesterase family protein codes for MDSKAGRQGNLLAISDLHIGYPENRALVERMRPETDDDWLLVAGDVSESVADIRWALETLAGRFAKVVWAPGNHELWTHPGETVPYRGVERYEHLVALCREVGVVTPEDPYPLWDGPGGPVVIAPLFLLYDYSFLPKGCATKDEGLAYAHGTGIVCTDEHVLHPDPYPSREDWCRARVAETERRLAELPPGLPTVLVNHYPLDRHPMDVLHYPEFAMWCGTELTADWHRRFRVEVMVYGHLHIPRTTWLDGVRFEEVSVGYPREWRPRPGPPGRLRRILPMEVEAGDRGTAPGSGRGRGGVRP; via the coding sequence GTGGACTCGAAGGCCGGCCGGCAGGGAAATCTGCTGGCCATCAGCGATCTGCACATCGGCTATCCCGAGAATCGCGCCCTGGTCGAGCGGATGCGCCCCGAGACCGACGACGACTGGCTCCTGGTGGCGGGTGACGTCTCCGAGAGCGTCGCCGACATCCGCTGGGCCCTGGAGACACTGGCCGGCCGCTTCGCCAAGGTCGTCTGGGCGCCGGGCAACCACGAACTGTGGACCCACCCCGGCGAGACCGTTCCGTACCGGGGCGTCGAGCGGTACGAGCACCTGGTCGCCCTCTGCCGGGAAGTGGGTGTCGTCACACCGGAGGATCCCTACCCCCTCTGGGACGGACCGGGCGGCCCGGTGGTGATCGCCCCGCTGTTCCTCCTGTACGACTACTCGTTCCTGCCCAAGGGCTGCGCGACCAAGGACGAGGGGCTGGCGTACGCGCACGGCACCGGCATCGTCTGCACCGACGAGCACGTGCTGCACCCCGACCCGTACCCGAGCCGCGAGGACTGGTGCCGCGCCCGCGTCGCCGAGACCGAACGCAGACTCGCCGAACTGCCGCCCGGCCTGCCGACGGTGCTGGTCAACCACTACCCGCTGGACCGGCACCCCATGGACGTCCTGCACTACCCCGAGTTCGCCATGTGGTGCGGCACCGAACTGACCGCCGACTGGCACCGCCGCTTCCGTGTCGAGGTCATGGTCTACGGTCATCTGCACATCCCGCGGACCACCTGGCTGGACGGCGTCCGCTTCGAAGAGGTGTCCGTGGGTTACCCCCGCGAGTGGCGGCCGCGTCCGGGACCGCCCGGCAGGCTGCGTCGCATTCTGCCGATGGAGGTCGAAGCCGGTGATCGAGGAACTGCTCCCGGGAGCGGTCGTGGCCGTGGAGGCGTACGCCCCTGA